CTTATACCAGACATTGAATTCAATAGATTCACTTTCGATAAGATTAATTGAAGAGCATTGGATTTGAGGTCGACAAGTTGCGATGGTACTATATCAACAGTCGCAAAAAGAGGGCCTTCTTCAGCTGGATCTGACTGTGTCTATGGCGAGAAGAAGATCATCGAATTTGGCACCTGTCACTTCCTTCACGATCTTGCCTCCCTTTAGTATCTTGAATGTGGGAACCACCCTTATGCCAAGCTCCTTTGCCAATGGCTGCCCTCAAGTTTTcccagaaaataaaaggaaaacaaagaaatctcagagagagagagagagagagagagagaggaggaggttcttcattttcttgggGGTGGCAAGAATATACCTTGTTTTCTAGCTTGCAGTCAAGCTTCAGAAAAACAACATCAAGATACTTCTCAGCTAGCTCTTGAAACTTTGGAGCAATGATTTTGCAAGGACCACACCTATTAAATTACCAATCAAGAAATATCAACCATGAGAATTAGAcaagtgaagaaaaagtctAAATCTTATTAATACCCAAACTCAATAAGAATTGAATGACTCCAAGAGATATGTGAGGCTAGCTCCACAATGACACGTACAAGAGTGGAAGCGAGTGTACAAGAACTCAGCATCTAGAGGAATTGATACATGCATATGATATCAAGGACTCTCATGTATTTATGCAAATGAAGTCTGGGAAGCAGCAACACAGTAGACAAAAGACAGAGCACACAAGAAGTTGAAAGCAAACCGGGCCTTTTATGACTACATACAGTTGAATGTGCCATACGTGTACTTTGAAAAATAGAGAGGAGATGGAATTAGATAGGAGCCACATATTCCAGGGATCTACGTTAATAATGCAGCACCTTATCAATGTCCTTCGAGGTGATATCTACGGTACAACCTTTCTTACATTCTCCAAAGATAGGAGAAGTAAAAAATATATGGTACCGTTGTTAAAAGCGAGAGAGATTTACAAGTTGTTACAACTCCAGCAAAGATCTAAGGTCAGAAGTTGGGAACTTGAAGCGACCCATGATAGTTAGCTGGATCTGATTTGTGATTTGTCATGTACAATATGTCATTATTGAGTTTCAAGGAATCTGCAATTTTCAAGCAGTCAAAATGAAGCAGAGGAAAAGGGCAGACGGGTAGTGCATAGATGTGGTCACATTCATCAGAATCAGCACAATAATAATCTATAGACattttgaaatgagaaaaatgttttgaatATAGACTACTTGAGTAATAAGCATGACCACTTAACTTGAAGTTTATAAAAAGATATATGAAAGATACTTATTCCATAAGTACCAGTAGCCTTGTGAAACAGAGGTGCTCAACAGAAATGAAACTCCTATTCAAACAGAGAAACTGAAAAGGAACATGCATGTACCATGGCATGCTGCCTCAGATACAAAGTTGCTATTCAAAACAAAGTTGCTCTTTTTTTAGGCAGATAAATTTGCACATTGCACTACTGCTGACAAGAGGCAGAGACACGGATAGGATATTCTCAAATGTATACAGCAAAAGGGATGAGTCATTAAACACAGTCCCAACACGTTCTCTGATAATAGTAAAATCACTGAAATTGATTGCTACAAAACACTACCAACCATAAACCATATAAGAAATTGGCCAGCAAAACCAGCACCCAAGATAATGTTAAAGGAGAATTTCTTGTTGCAACTTTCATGAGACCTAACacgttttgtttcttttttggattaatATTGTCCTGATTCTACCGAGATCGTCACGCTGTAATCTGAAAATCCTTCTATGAGGCTCATTCAATGCTTCTTGCGGTATCTACATAAATAAACAGCATTATAGACaagaacaaacaagaaaagGCCAAACCACTATGGATATCCACCCTAAGTTTCCAGCAACCAATCTGACTACCttgtctgagctgcttcttcaAATGATCAAGTTAGAGGGCAAAATGAATTCTGGGGATACTCCTTTAGAAGCAATTGGTCTCAAATAGGTTCATCAGCAGCTCACCACTCAGAAGGAGCAAAACCCGTTGATAGAGAAGACGCTTTCAAACTTCATCTAGTATAGACAATCCTCGTTAGCATGATGGAAACTCCCGCCCCTGAAACGACCCAGCAACCACCAGTCCAACTTCACAAGCCATCTCAAACTTTCCCCAGGCAGTTGGATCAACAATCTCAACACCCAATAAAGGAACCCTTTCAAGAGCATCTCGCAACTCCATAATATTGCAAGAGAACAGGTCACAGAAACACTAATCTATCCTCGAAAGTGAAAAGATTGCATTCCGTAAGAGCCCGACCCAAAATACCACGAATGTCACAaaagacaacaacaacaacaacaacaacaacaacaaaactcCTTATCCTAGAGATACTAACGGTTACCGCATTATACAGAAAGCAAGAAAGAACTTACAAAAAGAGAGATGAGGATGGGAACAGCGAGAGGAAGCACGTACCATTGGGTGTACATGTCAAGAACGACGGTCTTGTCGAAGGCAGAATTGACGATGGGCCAGAAGGTATCCTTATCCACCTCCGTCACCTTCCCCACCGTGTAAACCCCCGTCGTGTCCACGCTGCACTTCACCACCACTCCATTCCCGCCACGACCGACGTTGCCACCAGCTCGCAAGGAGCTCACGTTCTTGCACCCCAACCAGCACCATCTCGAGCTGGATATCGcactcgagctcgagctcgagccggAGCTCGAGAGGCAAGGCACCGAGTTCTGGGAACGGAGGGAGGAGgaagctgagagagagagagctgaagaGCCATGGCTGAGCGAGCAGAGTGGCAGTACCGGTTCTCGTCAACGAGTGAATGGCAATACACTCAATTAAACTAGAGTTGAAGTTAAAATATGTGTTTGCAACAACAAATCACAATGCAAGTTTCAGCTCAGACCTATTAGCTGCCTTTTTGCTAGACTTGTAAACAGCACAAGCACTATACTATATGACGGTTCCTCTAGGCTATTTATGTTGCGACCGTGCATTATCTGTGCTTTCACAGGGGCCTCCGGATTCATTCATCCCACGATGTTGAAAAGAGTTTGATGACCCTAtataagaaaatgacaaatatattaatatttatctAAATAATATGCTTAGATAAATGTCTTAAATAGTCCCATatcaataaaaagtaaattgtACTTGACTCAGAATTGTTCCATGAGATCTATTATTGTACTCTAACATCTATCCAAAAATAAGCTACTAATAGTAAATATTACAATTGTaacaaaaagttgaaataatactAACAAATAAAATGATTCATAATAAATACCTGAGTAGTGAATGGAGAAAATCCATTGAAATTGCTTGGCGGCATGATATATGATGATTGTatctacattaaaaaaaaaaatgacccctTTACCATAATGCAATTAAATTATCATAATGATTGTAACTTTTGAGAAAGTGTTTTCTACCATTATAAAGGGCATAGTAACTTGAAAAATATACAAATTGATTGATCACCAATTAAACTCTATACATAGCTATTCAATACCTGATTAGGAAATTGGCAAA
Above is a window of Eucalyptus grandis isolate ANBG69807.140 chromosome 9, ASM1654582v1, whole genome shotgun sequence DNA encoding:
- the LOC104439124 gene encoding uncharacterized protein LOC104439124, whose protein sequence is MPTPTSASPQPDALSTSAEASTVVRLRTLLISHGVLVGYRSSFSVFDYLFSLLFGRICSGDSSVVTCFFDLVDFFAVSSAAFFGWMTATLIDFYINAVALLIVRENMQIANAQISSYNSSMAVADDAGDDGDNEASLCDISILDPHRRKGKGISYGRLKSSTEKKKKKIYQRNVPNANRQSSHGSSALSLSASSSLRSQNSVPCLSSSGSSSSSSAISSSRWCWLGCKNVSSLRAGGNVGRGGNGVVVKCSVDTTGVYTVGKVTEVDKDTFWPIVNSAFDKTVVLDMYTQWCGPCKIIAPKFQELAEKYLDVVFLKLDCKLENKPLAKELGIRVVPTFKILKGGKIVKEVTGAKFDDLLLAIDTVRSS